The Haloarchaeobius amylolyticus genome window below encodes:
- a CDS encoding ABC transporter ATP-binding protein, with amino-acid sequence MSDLHLDAVSVEYGDATALSDVSLDVEDGEFFTLVGPSGCGKTTTLRTIAGFEEPSSGVVRFGGESMAGVPPEDRDVGVVFQNYALFPHMSVAENVAYGLQFTDINDHDARVTELLDLVDLAGMEDRAPDELSGGQQQRVSLARALAPEPDVLLLDEPMSALDARLRETLRREVARIQSELGVTTVYVTHDQEEALAISDRVAVMHDGQVEQVGTPQAVYREPASRFVAEFVGENNVFTGATSPVETKGVRVRVGEGEFLLTDDVRGDSVTFCVRPEHLRENHSENRFSVTVAQTEFLGESVRVYCDWGGRQVVWRTDSVPGDETVQLGFDPADATVV; translated from the coding sequence GTGAGCGACCTCCACCTCGATGCCGTGTCGGTCGAGTACGGCGATGCGACCGCCCTCTCGGACGTGAGCCTCGACGTGGAAGACGGCGAGTTCTTCACGCTGGTCGGCCCCTCGGGCTGTGGGAAGACCACCACCCTGCGGACCATCGCCGGGTTCGAGGAGCCGAGTTCGGGAGTGGTGCGATTCGGCGGCGAATCCATGGCCGGGGTCCCGCCGGAGGACCGCGACGTGGGCGTCGTCTTCCAGAACTACGCGCTGTTCCCGCACATGAGCGTCGCCGAGAACGTCGCCTACGGCCTGCAGTTCACCGACATCAACGACCACGACGCGAGGGTCACGGAACTGCTCGACCTCGTGGACCTCGCCGGGATGGAAGACCGCGCCCCCGACGAGCTATCCGGCGGCCAGCAACAGCGCGTCTCCCTCGCCCGCGCCCTCGCCCCCGAACCCGACGTGCTCTTGCTCGACGAACCGATGAGCGCGCTGGACGCGCGACTCCGCGAGACGCTGCGCCGGGAGGTCGCCCGTATCCAGTCAGAGCTGGGCGTCACGACCGTCTACGTCACCCACGACCAGGAGGAGGCTCTCGCCATCTCGGACCGCGTGGCCGTCATGCACGACGGGCAGGTCGAGCAGGTCGGGACGCCACAGGCGGTCTACCGCGAGCCCGCGAGCCGGTTCGTCGCGGAGTTCGTTGGGGAGAACAACGTGTTCACCGGTGCCACATCTCCAGTCGAAACGAAGGGGGTTCGCGTGCGCGTTGGCGAGGGCGAATTCCTGCTCACCGACGACGTGCGGGGCGACTCCGTGACGTTCTGCGTCCGACCCGAGCACCTGCGCGAGAACCACTCCGAGAACCGCTTCTCGGTGACGGTCGCACAGACCGAGTTCCTCGGCGAGTCGGTGCGGGTCTACTGCGACTGGGGCGGCCGGCAGGTCGTCTGGCGGACCGATTCGGTCCCCGGGGACGAGACGGTCCAGCTCGGGTTCGACCCCGCGGACGCGACCGTGGTGTGA
- a CDS encoding ABC transporter permease — MSASDRLQQALGRSETAADGAVGTAVARLRDAVDDYGLPALTVGTTLVLVVMLFLPVALVFEEAFGGAAPFDSFATVLTDPFYVGVLAGVFARPLAVGTHLGNVADWVLAIEVGLAGVSLPPLRKGLFGFTAYQAFLSTLASVAIGLPGAYVLARFEFPGRRLLRSLTILPFVLPGIMVASGFYAAFGRTGLANWLLGLVGVSPLNFLGNHPLAVVILAHAFYNAPLVTRVTTAAWESVDESAVETARSLGASRRKAFRDVVLPQLQPAIMTGALLTFIFTFLTFPIVLALGGLELATVEVWVYDRVSNLRFEEAATLAVLETAISLVLTYAYLRYEAAQRAMGGGDGPRRDRLFGALDLKRAGIALYGLFVVVLFVGPLAAMTLEGLTDGGGVTLKHYAFLLERQTTGASYQTKPLPAIVNSLLFAGATVLVAVPMGVVVSVVTTGEGRGRGRSVVETLTMLPFAVSGVVFGVGLLRGLVFGIPLWGGWRIQVTGTIAIVAAHAVAAYPFVVRNVAPQLDGVDRRLVESARSLGATRTRALLDIELPLVATGLVAGAAFAFAISIGEFDSTVILASDAASYTMPVAVERYLGRRFGPAMAMGTVLLLVTAASFVVVGRLGGRADRGSPGENGGGRP; from the coding sequence ATGTCCGCGTCCGACCGGCTCCAGCAGGCGCTCGGCCGGTCGGAGACTGCGGCTGACGGGGCGGTCGGAACCGCGGTCGCCCGCCTTCGAGACGCCGTCGACGACTACGGCCTGCCCGCGCTCACGGTCGGAACCACCCTCGTGCTGGTGGTCATGCTCTTCCTGCCGGTCGCGCTCGTCTTCGAGGAGGCGTTCGGCGGCGCGGCCCCGTTCGACTCCTTCGCGACGGTCCTCACCGACCCCTTCTACGTCGGCGTCCTCGCGGGCGTGTTCGCCCGGCCTCTCGCGGTCGGGACCCACCTCGGGAACGTCGCCGACTGGGTCCTCGCCATCGAGGTCGGGCTCGCCGGCGTCTCGCTGCCACCTCTCCGGAAGGGCCTGTTCGGCTTCACCGCCTACCAGGCGTTCCTCTCGACGCTCGCCAGCGTCGCCATCGGGCTGCCCGGCGCCTACGTCCTCGCCCGGTTCGAGTTCCCCGGGCGGCGGCTGCTGCGGTCGCTGACCATCCTCCCGTTCGTCCTCCCGGGCATCATGGTCGCGAGCGGCTTCTACGCCGCCTTCGGGCGCACCGGGCTGGCGAACTGGCTGCTCGGACTCGTGGGCGTCAGCCCCCTGAACTTCCTCGGGAACCACCCCCTCGCCGTGGTCATCCTCGCGCACGCCTTCTACAACGCGCCGCTGGTGACCCGGGTGACCACGGCGGCGTGGGAGTCGGTCGACGAGAGCGCGGTCGAGACGGCCCGGAGCCTCGGCGCGAGCCGGCGGAAGGCCTTCCGCGACGTGGTCCTGCCCCAGCTCCAGCCGGCCATCATGACCGGCGCGCTGCTCACCTTCATCTTCACGTTCCTCACGTTCCCCATCGTGCTCGCCCTCGGCGGCCTCGAACTCGCCACGGTCGAGGTGTGGGTGTACGACCGCGTGTCGAACCTCCGGTTCGAGGAGGCGGCCACGCTCGCGGTGCTGGAGACGGCCATCTCGCTCGTGCTGACCTACGCCTACCTGCGGTACGAGGCGGCCCAGCGCGCCATGGGCGGCGGCGACGGCCCGAGGCGGGACCGACTGTTCGGTGCGCTCGACCTGAAACGGGCGGGCATCGCGCTCTATGGCCTCTTCGTCGTCGTGCTGTTCGTCGGGCCACTGGCCGCCATGACCCTCGAAGGACTCACCGACGGCGGCGGCGTCACCCTGAAGCACTACGCCTTCCTGCTGGAGCGCCAGACCACGGGCGCGAGCTACCAGACCAAGCCCCTGCCCGCCATCGTGAACTCGCTCCTGTTCGCCGGGGCGACCGTCCTCGTGGCGGTCCCGATGGGCGTCGTGGTCTCGGTGGTGACGACCGGCGAGGGGCGAGGTCGCGGGCGGAGTGTGGTCGAGACGCTGACGATGCTCCCCTTCGCGGTCTCCGGCGTGGTCTTCGGCGTCGGGCTACTCCGCGGGCTCGTCTTCGGCATCCCGCTGTGGGGTGGCTGGCGGATCCAGGTCACCGGCACCATCGCCATCGTCGCGGCCCACGCGGTCGCGGCGTACCCCTTCGTGGTCCGGAACGTCGCGCCCCAGCTCGACGGGGTGGACCGCCGGCTCGTCGAGTCGGCCCGGAGCCTCGGGGCGACGCGGACCCGGGCACTGCTCGACATCGAACTGCCCCTCGTCGCGACCGGGCTGGTGGCGGGTGCCGCCTTCGCGTTCGCCATCAGCATCGGCGAGTTCGATTCGACGGTGATTTTGGCCAGCGACGCGGCCAGCTACACGATGCCAGTCGCGGTCGAACGCTACCTCGGGCGCCGGTTCGGGCCCGCCATGGCCATGGGAACCGTGTTGTTGCTCGTGACCGCCGCGAGCTTCGTCGTCGTCGGCCGACTCGGTGGCCGGGCCGACCGGGGGTCGCCTGGCGAGAACGGGGGTGGTCGCCCGTGA
- a CDS encoding thiamine ABC transporter substrate-binding protein, protein MKRRDFVSAVAAAGGLGLAGCLTNEGTGTEGGTDTTGGTATTTSQGTGKATTTGEPSGKLTVATYESFVDSPSSSPGAWIKQEFEKQYDDVTIEWKTPKNGVTEYVQRRSEGVSVDADVFVGLNVDDLVTIDDTLGDKRLFGELSRSDIARASRVRSELEFDDPKGRVLPYDTGYISLVYDEGAVDAPQTFEDLTTDPYQGTLLAQNAQSADSGQAFMLWTVDAIGEDGYLDYWQDLQANDVKILGSWWNAYKAYLDGQRPIVVSYSTDQVYANRDDLDMSRHQVGFLNDQGYANPEGMAVFQNTDKPRLATEFLNFMLASETQATLAVRNVQFPAVTDDHVSLPASFDDYAFRPPETVAYTYQELQGNLSTWTEEWAKTIASN, encoded by the coding sequence ATGAAACGACGTGACTTCGTATCTGCGGTCGCGGCGGCGGGCGGCCTCGGCCTCGCGGGCTGTCTGACCAACGAGGGTACCGGGACCGAGGGCGGGACCGACACGACCGGCGGCACCGCGACCACGACCAGCCAGGGCACGGGGAAGGCCACCACGACGGGCGAACCGTCCGGGAAACTGACGGTGGCGACCTACGAGTCGTTCGTCGACTCGCCCTCCAGCAGCCCGGGCGCGTGGATCAAACAGGAGTTCGAGAAGCAGTACGACGACGTGACCATCGAGTGGAAGACGCCCAAGAACGGCGTCACCGAGTACGTCCAGCGCCGGAGCGAGGGCGTCTCCGTCGACGCGGACGTCTTCGTCGGGCTCAACGTGGACGACCTCGTCACCATCGACGACACCCTCGGCGACAAGCGCCTGTTCGGCGAACTGTCGCGCTCGGACATCGCCCGCGCGAGCCGCGTGCGCTCCGAACTGGAGTTCGACGACCCCAAGGGGCGGGTCCTCCCGTACGACACCGGCTACATCAGTCTCGTGTACGACGAGGGCGCGGTCGACGCCCCACAGACCTTCGAGGACCTGACGACCGACCCGTACCAGGGGACATTGCTCGCCCAGAACGCCCAGTCTGCCGACTCCGGGCAGGCGTTCATGCTCTGGACCGTCGACGCCATCGGCGAGGACGGCTACCTCGACTACTGGCAGGACCTGCAGGCCAACGACGTGAAGATACTGGGCTCGTGGTGGAACGCCTACAAGGCCTACCTCGACGGCCAGCGGCCCATCGTCGTCTCCTACTCGACCGACCAGGTGTACGCCAACCGCGACGACCTCGACATGAGCCGCCACCAGGTCGGCTTCCTGAACGACCAGGGCTACGCGAACCCGGAAGGCATGGCCGTATTCCAGAACACAGACAAGCCTCGGCTGGCAACCGAGTTCCTGAACTTCATGCTCGCGAGCGAGACCCAGGCCACCCTCGCGGTCCGGAACGTCCAGTTCCCCGCGGTCACCGACGACCACGTCTCGCTCCCCGCCTCGTTCGACGACTACGCCTTCCGCCCGCCCGAGACGGTCGCGTACACCTACCAGGAGCTGCAGGGCAACCTCTCGACGTGGACCGAGGAGTGGGCGAAGACCATCGCCAGCAACTAG
- a CDS encoding NUDIX hydrolase, whose amino-acid sequence MVEREPSEIDSVTIEPTYCHRCGTELGTEEWEGREVPWCPECDVVFSQLPSTGVHVVVHDDEEVLLLDEPVPQHEGLWSLPGGFTKYDEGPKESLLRELAEETGLAADPADLEFLTILHVELPDRGLYLITYRVDREAVSGELTPEAEGFEASFVPVETVRNSPDRIRESDVDRIEQALAAREE is encoded by the coding sequence ATGGTCGAGCGCGAGCCCAGCGAGATCGACTCCGTCACCATCGAACCGACGTACTGCCACCGCTGCGGCACCGAACTCGGGACCGAGGAGTGGGAGGGACGGGAGGTGCCGTGGTGTCCCGAGTGCGACGTGGTGTTCTCACAGCTCCCCTCGACGGGTGTCCACGTCGTGGTCCACGACGACGAGGAGGTCCTGCTGCTCGACGAGCCGGTCCCGCAGCACGAGGGGCTGTGGAGCCTCCCCGGTGGCTTCACGAAGTACGACGAGGGCCCGAAGGAGTCGCTACTGCGCGAACTCGCCGAGGAGACCGGGCTGGCGGCGGACCCCGCCGACCTCGAGTTCCTGACCATCCTCCACGTCGAGTTGCCCGACCGCGGGCTGTACCTCATCACCTACCGGGTCGACCGGGAAGCGGTGTCCGGGGAGCTGACGCCCGAGGCCGAGGGGTTCGAGGCGTCGTTCGTCCCGGTCGAGACGGTACGGAACTCGCCGGACCGGATACGCGAGTCCGACGTGGACCGCATCGAGCAGGCGCTGGCGGCACGGGAGGAGTGA
- a CDS encoding AI-2E family transporter has product MELNRRVVLVALVLVVGVVTWITLSAVFATVFFALTVASVVTPVHRWLVGRGLPNYWAGVVTTVLTFIGGFAVFAPIFVIAYVRRDGLFALVRKIPAELAVEAFGVSYSLDVVEVQDAVIAYLSDLAVVVARSSPDLAFKATLFVMVLFSFLVAQDQVYRAGIAVVPPKYHDIAHALQERANDTLLAIYVLQLATALGTFLVAVPVFWLLGYEYWVSMAVIAGILQFVPIIGPSVLIGLTALWHLSLNEIPEAAIILVVGGIVIGYLPDAVIRPRLASVTADMPGSLYFVGFIGGLLSVGPIGVIAGPLVVALFSESMSLLADEVNGAEELGEDEFSVEETLEDVAEDAIEEVTGGDEGGDDSPDSDGLGDGSPDSTAGDD; this is encoded by the coding sequence GTGGAACTGAATCGTCGCGTCGTCCTCGTCGCGCTCGTGCTGGTCGTCGGGGTCGTCACCTGGATCACCCTCTCGGCCGTGTTCGCGACGGTCTTCTTCGCGCTCACGGTCGCCAGCGTCGTCACGCCGGTCCACCGCTGGCTGGTCGGGCGCGGCCTCCCGAACTACTGGGCGGGCGTGGTGACGACGGTCCTGACGTTCATCGGCGGGTTCGCCGTCTTCGCACCCATCTTCGTCATCGCGTACGTCCGCCGCGACGGCCTGTTCGCGCTCGTCCGCAAGATTCCCGCCGAGCTCGCGGTCGAGGCGTTCGGCGTCTCCTACTCGCTCGACGTGGTCGAGGTGCAGGACGCCGTCATCGCCTACCTGTCCGACCTGGCGGTCGTGGTCGCCCGGTCCAGCCCGGACCTCGCGTTCAAGGCGACGCTGTTCGTCATGGTGCTGTTCTCGTTCCTCGTCGCGCAGGACCAGGTCTACCGGGCCGGCATCGCGGTCGTCCCACCGAAGTACCACGACATCGCCCACGCCCTGCAAGAGCGTGCGAACGACACGCTGCTGGCCATCTACGTGCTCCAGCTCGCGACCGCGCTCGGGACCTTCCTCGTCGCTGTCCCGGTGTTCTGGCTGCTCGGGTACGAGTACTGGGTGTCGATGGCCGTCATCGCGGGCATCCTCCAGTTCGTCCCCATCATCGGCCCGAGCGTCCTCATCGGCCTGACCGCGCTGTGGCACCTGAGCCTCAACGAGATACCCGAGGCCGCCATCATCCTCGTGGTCGGTGGCATCGTCATCGGCTACCTCCCCGACGCGGTCATCCGCCCGCGGCTGGCCAGCGTCACCGCGGACATGCCCGGTAGCCTCTACTTCGTCGGCTTCATCGGCGGCCTCCTGAGCGTCGGCCCGATCGGCGTCATCGCGGGACCACTCGTCGTCGCGCTGTTCTCGGAGTCGATGTCGCTGCTGGCCGACGAGGTCAACGGCGCCGAGGAACTGGGCGAGGACGAGTTCTCGGTCGAGGAGACGCTAGAGGACGTCGCCGAGGACGCGATAGAGGAGGTGACCGGCGGCGACGAGGGGGGAGACGATTCGCCCGACTCGGATGGCCTCGGCGACGGCTCGCCCGACAGCACCGCGGGCGACGACTGA
- a CDS encoding sulfurtransferase: MSSLPWVVSRDWLAANRDEVRLVDVRDAWEYDGIGHIPGAVNVPFDEYRSDGDEDEGKLPGLETWNRLMAEAGVTPEDTLVAYDDTHGVFAARFVVTALNYGHTDVHLMDGDYSAWNREHETTSETPGFDSTDYEGTIPDDRPLISAEAVLDALDDDDTVILDTREDWEYEEGHIPGAQVLDWRDLVDEETRGLKPEAELRDLLDSMGVTPEKRVILYCNTARRISHTYVALRHLGYEHVDFYEGSLTEWEKIDGPVETA, from the coding sequence ATGAGCAGCCTTCCGTGGGTCGTCTCGCGCGACTGGCTCGCCGCCAACCGCGACGAGGTCCGACTCGTCGACGTCCGCGACGCGTGGGAGTACGACGGTATCGGCCACATCCCCGGCGCCGTGAACGTCCCCTTCGACGAGTACCGCAGCGACGGTGATGAGGACGAGGGGAAACTCCCCGGCCTGGAGACCTGGAACCGCCTCATGGCCGAGGCCGGCGTCACGCCCGAGGACACGCTCGTCGCCTACGACGACACCCACGGCGTCTTCGCCGCCCGGTTCGTCGTGACCGCGCTCAACTACGGGCACACGGACGTCCACCTCATGGACGGCGACTACAGCGCCTGGAACCGCGAGCACGAGACGACGAGCGAGACGCCCGGGTTCGATTCCACCGACTACGAGGGGACGATTCCCGACGACCGCCCCCTCATCTCCGCCGAGGCGGTCCTCGACGCGCTCGACGACGATGACACCGTCATCCTCGACACCCGCGAGGACTGGGAGTACGAGGAGGGCCACATCCCCGGCGCGCAGGTGCTCGACTGGCGCGACCTCGTCGACGAGGAGACCCGCGGCCTGAAGCCCGAGGCCGAGCTGCGCGACCTGCTCGACTCGATGGGCGTCACGCCCGAGAAGCGCGTCATCCTCTACTGCAACACGGCCCGGCGCATCAGCCACACCTACGTCGCCCTGCGCCACCTCGGCTACGAACACGTCGACTTCTACGAGGGGAGCCTCACCGAGTGGGAGAAGATCGACGGGCCGGTCGAGACGGCCTGA
- a CDS encoding sulfurtransferase yields MTEYAKDVLVSADWVESNLEEFQSDDPAHRLVEVDVDTEAYEEGHAPGAIGFNWETQLQDQTTRDILSKEEFEDLLGSHGITEDSTVVLYGDNSNWFAAYTYWQFKYYGHDDVRLMDGGRDYWLENDYPLTDEVPAFSEQEYNAAGPRESIRAYREDVENAIERGVPLVDVRSPEEFSGEILAPPGLQETAQRGGHIPGAKNISWAAVTNDDGTFKSYDELQELYGEYDIDGESTTVAYCRIGERSSVAWFALHELLGYEDAINYDGSWTEWGNLVGAPIEKGN; encoded by the coding sequence ATGACGGAATACGCAAAAGACGTACTCGTTTCCGCCGACTGGGTCGAGAGCAACCTGGAGGAGTTCCAGAGCGACGACCCGGCACACCGACTCGTCGAGGTCGACGTCGACACCGAGGCGTACGAGGAGGGCCACGCCCCCGGCGCCATCGGTTTCAACTGGGAGACACAGCTCCAGGACCAGACGACCCGTGACATCCTCTCGAAGGAGGAGTTCGAGGACCTCCTCGGCTCGCACGGCATCACCGAGGACTCCACGGTCGTCCTCTACGGTGACAACTCGAACTGGTTCGCTGCCTACACCTACTGGCAGTTCAAGTACTACGGCCACGACGACGTCCGTCTCATGGACGGTGGCCGCGACTACTGGCTCGAGAACGACTACCCGCTCACCGACGAGGTGCCGGCGTTCAGCGAGCAGGAGTACAACGCCGCCGGCCCGCGCGAGTCCATCCGCGCCTACCGCGAGGACGTCGAGAACGCCATCGAGCGCGGCGTTCCCCTCGTCGACGTTCGCTCGCCCGAGGAGTTCTCCGGTGAGATCCTCGCCCCGCCGGGACTGCAGGAGACCGCCCAGCGCGGCGGCCACATCCCGGGCGCGAAGAACATCTCGTGGGCGGCCGTGACCAACGACGACGGCACGTTCAAGTCCTACGACGAGCTGCAGGAGCTCTACGGCGAGTACGACATCGACGGCGAGTCCACGACCGTCGCCTACTGCCGCATCGGCGAGCGCTCCTCTGTCGCCTGGTTCGCGCTCCACGAGCTGCTCGGCTACGAGGACGCCATCAACTACGACGGCTCCTGGACCGAGTGGGGCAACCTCGTCGGCGCGCCCATCGAGAAGGGCAACTGA
- a CDS encoding rubrerythrin family protein: MDSDDFLETIRNENQTALSRIGSSKSLYAFTGGDMDAETIESVAAGFADVNADLFGAWPNEVDEDTDEELTAFYAKVADEEGDWYDDIGAEVSGEDYAFHEQLREFTDPVTRTAGLVGYTLVELKLADQFVGFYVGNADPQTAQTYRDRKAELEARLDSATEHLARICTDDADEALAEETASNIVQSVYEVYTARLEEMGVNPKPVC; this comes from the coding sequence ATGGATTCCGACGACTTCCTCGAGACCATCCGGAACGAGAACCAGACCGCCCTCTCCCGCATCGGCTCCTCGAAGTCGCTCTACGCGTTCACCGGCGGCGACATGGACGCCGAGACCATCGAGTCGGTGGCGGCCGGGTTCGCGGACGTGAACGCCGACCTGTTCGGCGCGTGGCCCAACGAGGTCGACGAGGACACCGACGAGGAACTCACGGCGTTCTACGCGAAGGTCGCCGACGAGGAGGGCGACTGGTACGACGACATCGGCGCCGAGGTCTCGGGCGAGGACTACGCCTTCCACGAGCAGTTGCGCGAGTTCACAGACCCCGTCACCCGGACCGCCGGGCTGGTGGGCTACACGCTGGTCGAACTCAAGCTCGCCGACCAGTTCGTCGGCTTCTACGTCGGCAACGCCGACCCACAGACCGCCCAGACCTACCGCGACCGGAAGGCCGAACTCGAGGCCCGCCTCGACAGCGCGACCGAGCACCTCGCGCGCATCTGCACCGACGACGCGGACGAGGCGCTCGCCGAGGAGACGGCCTCGAACATCGTCCAGTCGGTCTACGAGGTCTACACCGCACGCCTGGAAGAGATGGGCGTGAACCCGAAGCCGGTCTGCTGA
- a CDS encoding DUF7553 family protein: protein MVREALQSASDLLSEAAESASEESRERLQTQADQFAKHAEAERGPDHGRLAKHERILADVADTEGGEVETKIDEALEKIREYRSTVEGV from the coding sequence ATGGTACGAGAAGCACTCCAGTCCGCCAGCGACCTGCTGTCCGAGGCCGCCGAATCCGCCTCCGAGGAGTCCAGAGAGCGACTCCAGACACAGGCCGACCAGTTCGCGAAACACGCCGAGGCCGAGCGCGGCCCGGACCACGGTCGCCTCGCGAAACACGAGCGAATCCTCGCGGATGTCGCCGACACCGAGGGTGGCGAGGTCGAGACGAAGATCGACGAGGCGCTCGAGAAGATCCGCGAGTACCGCAGTACGGTCGAAGGCGTCTAG
- the uvrB gene encoding excinuclease ABC subunit UvrB, giving the protein MSDANSGPLSPDRPDAQKPFRVDAPFEPAGDQPDAIEQLVDGYRSGMTEQTLLGVTGSGKTNTVSWVVEEVQEPTLVIAHNKTLAAQLYEEFRNLFPDNAVEYFVSYYDYYQPEAYVEQTDTYIDKDASINDEIDRLRHSATRSLLTRDDVIVVASVSAIYGLGDPRNYVEMAMRLEVGDEVGRDELLARLVDLNYERNDVDFTQGTFRVRGDTVEIFPMYGRYAVRVELWGDEIDRMMKIDTMQGEVVSEEPAVLVHPAEHYSIPEERLQNAMEEIREDMADRVRYFERKGDAIAAQRIEERTTFDLEMMQETGYCSGIENYSLYLSDRESGEAPYTLLDYFPDDFLCVIDESHQTLPQIKGQFAGDKSRKDSLVENGFRLPTAYDNRPLTYEEFFEKTDKRLYVSATPGDYEREHSERIAEQIVRPTHLVDPAVEVAPATGQVDDLMDRIDERVERDERVLVTTLTKRMAEDLTEYLEESGVDVAYMHDETDTLERHELVRSLRLGEIDVLVGINLLREGLDIPEVSLVAILDADQEGFLRSETMLVQTMGRAARNVNGEVVLYADDPSDAMESAIDETQRRRRIQQEYNEEHGFTPTTIDKEVGETNLPGSKTDTGGISTADEPEDAEAAAAQIQRLEERMQEAANNLEFELAADIRDRIRDLRQEFDELEAQDEGIEPEPDPDF; this is encoded by the coding sequence ATGAGCGACGCCAACTCCGGCCCCCTCTCGCCCGACCGACCGGACGCCCAGAAACCGTTCCGGGTGGACGCCCCCTTCGAGCCGGCGGGCGACCAGCCCGACGCCATCGAGCAACTGGTCGACGGCTACCGGTCGGGGATGACCGAGCAGACCCTGCTCGGCGTCACCGGGTCCGGCAAGACGAACACGGTCTCGTGGGTCGTCGAGGAGGTCCAGGAACCGACGCTGGTCATCGCGCACAACAAGACGCTCGCGGCCCAGCTCTACGAGGAGTTCAGGAACCTGTTCCCGGACAACGCGGTCGAGTACTTCGTCTCCTACTACGACTACTACCAGCCCGAGGCGTACGTCGAACAGACGGACACCTACATCGACAAGGACGCCTCCATCAACGACGAGATCGACCGCCTGCGCCACTCCGCGACCCGCTCCCTCCTCACCCGCGACGACGTCATCGTGGTCGCCTCCGTCTCGGCCATCTACGGCCTCGGTGACCCGCGGAACTACGTCGAGATGGCGATGCGCCTGGAGGTCGGCGACGAGGTCGGCCGCGACGAGCTGCTCGCCCGGCTCGTCGACCTGAACTACGAGCGCAACGACGTGGACTTCACGCAGGGCACCTTCCGCGTCCGGGGCGACACCGTCGAGATATTTCCGATGTACGGCCGGTACGCGGTCCGGGTCGAGCTGTGGGGCGACGAGATCGACCGGATGATGAAGATAGACACGATGCAGGGCGAGGTCGTGAGCGAGGAGCCCGCCGTGCTGGTCCACCCGGCCGAGCACTACTCCATCCCCGAGGAACGCCTGCAGAACGCGATGGAGGAGATCCGCGAGGACATGGCCGACCGGGTCCGGTACTTCGAGCGCAAGGGCGACGCCATCGCCGCCCAGCGCATCGAGGAGCGCACGACCTTCGACCTGGAGATGATGCAGGAGACGGGCTACTGCTCGGGCATCGAGAACTACTCGTTGTACCTCTCGGACCGCGAGTCCGGCGAGGCACCCTACACCCTGCTCGACTACTTCCCCGACGACTTCCTCTGCGTCATCGACGAGTCCCACCAGACCCTGCCCCAGATCAAGGGGCAGTTCGCCGGCGACAAGTCCCGGAAGGACTCGCTGGTCGAGAACGGCTTCCGGCTCCCGACGGCCTACGACAACCGCCCGCTCACCTACGAGGAGTTCTTCGAGAAGACCGACAAGCGGCTGTACGTCTCCGCGACCCCCGGCGACTACGAGCGCGAGCACTCCGAGCGCATCGCCGAGCAGATCGTCCGGCCGACCCACCTCGTCGACCCGGCGGTCGAGGTCGCCCCCGCGACCGGGCAGGTCGACGACCTCATGGACCGCATCGACGAGCGCGTCGAGCGCGACGAACGCGTCCTCGTGACGACGCTCACCAAGCGCATGGCCGAGGACCTCACCGAGTACCTCGAGGAGTCCGGCGTGGACGTCGCCTACATGCACGACGAGACGGACACGCTGGAGCGCCACGAACTCGTGCGCTCGCTGCGTCTCGGCGAGATAGACGTGCTCGTCGGCATCAACCTGCTGCGCGAGGGGCTCGACATCCCCGAGGTCTCTCTGGTCGCCATCCTCGACGCGGACCAGGAGGGCTTCCTGCGCAGCGAGACGATGCTGGTCCAGACGATGGGGCGGGCCGCCCGCAACGTCAACGGCGAGGTCGTCCTCTACGCCGACGACCCCTCCGACGCGATGGAGTCCGCCATCGACGAGACCCAGCGCCGTCGGCGCATCCAGCAGGAGTACAACGAGGAGCACGGCTTCACGCCGACGACCATCGACAAGGAGGTGGGCGAGACGAACCTGCCGGGCTCGAAGACCGACACCGGCGGCATCAGCACCGCGGACGAACCCGAGGACGCCGAGGCCGCGGCCGCCCAGATACAGCGCCTCGAAGAGCGCATGCAGGAGGCCGCGAACAACCTCGAGTTCGAGCTGGCGGCGGACATCCGCGACCGCATCCGTGACCTCCGACAGGAGTTCGACGAACTCGAGGCGCAGGACGAGGGCATCGAGCCCGAACCGGACCCCGACTTCTGA